The genomic interval CGCGTTTGCCGTTACACCGTATTTCTGCATTTCCGCATCGACAACGATGGCGAGAGTCGCCACTGCCGCCTTCGCCGGACCGTAATTCGGCTGGCCAACGTTGCCAAGCAGGCCGGAATCCGAGGAGGTGTTAATCACGCGACCGTTCAGGATATTGCCAAGCTTATGTTGCTCCCGCCAGTATTCGCAGGCGTGGCGGGTGCAATTGAACGTGCCCTTCATGTGCACCGCGATGACGGCATCCCATTCCTCTTCCGCCATGTTGAAGATCATACGGTCGCGGAGAATCCCGGCGTTGTTGACGAGGATGTTGAGTTTGCCGAAGGTGTCGATAGCACATTGAACGATACGTTTGGCACCTTTGAAATCGGCGACGTTCTCGTAGTTGGCCACGGCCTCGCCACCGGCGGCCTTGATTTCCTCAACGACTTGCTGCGCCGGGCGATTGTCGGTCCCCGTGCCATCGAAGTTGCCGCCGAGATCGTTGACGACGATTTTTGCTCCATGCTTCGCCAGGAGGAGAGCTTCTTCGCGCCCAATACCGCGGCCGGCACCGGTGACGATAGCAACTTTACCATCAAGCAACATAGTGTCCGCTCCGTATCGAAGTGAGCCCGCGTAGCGCCTGCCCATCTTCTGAAAGATTGTGGTTTTTCCCCTCTCTGACAGGGGCAGAGGAGGTATAGCCCCGCGCTGCACAAAAGAAAAGGGGGGAAGAAGCGACTCTTCCCCCCTGCTGGAGGAGCGACCGATAACTGAGCTTACACGTCGAAATACAGCGCGAATTCGTGCGGATGCGGACGCAACCGCAGCGGATCAAGTTCTTTCCCGCGCTTGTACTCGACCCAGGTTTGAATCACATCTTCGGTAAAGACATCCCCTTTGAGCAAAAAGGCATGATCTTTTTCCAACGCTTGGAGTGAGCCTTCCAAAGAGCCTGGGACCGAAGGGACGTTGGCGAGTTCGTCCGGCGTGAGCGAGTAAATGTCCTTATCCAGCGGATCTCCCGGATGCAGCTTGCGCTCGACACCGTCGAGACCGGCCATCAAGAGGGCGGCAAACGCCAAGTAGCCATTGCTAGACGGATCGGGGAACCGGACTTCGATCCGCTTCGCTTTCGGGTTCGGCGAATACATGGGGATACGCACTGCAGCGGAGCGGTTACGCGCGGAGTAAGCCAAGTTCACCGGAGCCTCGAAGCCAGGGACAAGGCGGCGGTACGAGTTGGCGGTCGGAGCTACGATCGCGCACAGCGCCGGAGCGTGGGCGAGGATGCCGGCGATGTAATGCATGGCCAATTCGCTCATGCCGCCGTAGCCGTCGCCAGCAAACAGAGGCTTCTCGCCTTTCCAGATGGACTGGTGGACGTGCATGCCCGAGCCGTTATCGCCGAAAATCGGTTTCGGCATGAAGGTCGCCGTCTTGCCGTGCTTCCGCGCGACGTTCTTGACGACGTATTTGTACCATTGGAGCGCGTCCGCCATCTTCACCAGCGACAGAAAGCGCATGTCGATTTCCGCCTGTCCGGCGGTGGCTACTTCGTGGTGCTGGCGCTCGATGCGAATGCCAACCTTCTCCATGTACTGCACCATCTCTTGGCGGATGTCTTGCTGCGAGTCGGTCGGAGGAACCGGGAAATACCCTTCTTTGTAGCGCGGTTTGTAACCGAGGTTGGGGCCTTCGTTGCGTCCAGAATTCCACACGCCTTCCACGGAATCTATGTGGTAGTAACCTTCGTGTTGGTTCTGATCAAAGCGCACGTCGTCGAAAATGAAAAATTCCGGCTCTGGACCGAAATAGGCAGTGTCTCCGACGCCGGTGGACTTCAGATAAGCCTCAGCTTTGCGCGCGATATTGCGCGGATCGCGAGTGTAATCTTCTTTGGTGATGGGATCGACGATATTGCAGATTAAGCTCAGGGTCGGCACTGCGCAGAACGGGTCCATTACCGCCGTCGCGGGATCGGGCATCACGAGCATGTCCGAGGCGTTAATGGCTTGCCAGCCGCGGATGGACGAGCCATCGAAGCCCAACCCTTCCTCGAAAATATCTTCCTCGTACTCACTCAGAGGAATGGTGAAGTGTTGCCACGTGCCGAGGAGATCCATGAATTTGAAATCGACGGCCTCGGCGTGTTGTTCGCGCGCGATGCGCACTGCGTCTTTCGGGGTCATACCCTACTGTCCTCCTTCGCTGAAATGCGACTCTTGAACTCTGCTAACTGAACTCAAATGGCTTCCTCGCCGCGTTCGCCGGTGCGGATACGGACGACCTCCTCGACCGACGTCACGAAAATCTTCCCATCGCCGATGCGCCCCGTGCGCGCCGCCTTTTCGATGGTTTCCACGACTTTCCCGACCAGGTCTTCGCCGACGATAATTTCGAGCTTGACCTTGGGGAGGAAATCCACGACGTATTCCGCTCCCCGGTACAACTCGGTGTGGCCCTTCTGACGGCCGAAGCCCTTGACCTCGCTGACCGTTAGGCCGCGTACTCCAATAGTGTTGAGACTTTCCTTAACCTCATCGAGTTTGAACGGCTTAATGATGGCTTCGATTTTTTTCATGACGCCCTTCATTGCGAGTACCCTCCAAGGCTTCTGTAGAGCAAAACCTCATTCCTGTAAAGCGGATTTCCTCGTTTTCCGAGATTGTCGTGCCTGTGGGGTCGCTCGCTGTGTGTATTTTGCTCCGTTGCTACCGCACGTGCGTGTTGGAGTCTTACGGAAGCCAGCAAGACCAATGCCACCGGCGTATTCTTCTTCTCCGTGAGTTCTGGCATGAGAAAGCCTCTTTCCGAAAGATCGATCTCTTCTGGGTGCCTAGTTTCCAGGCATCGCTGGTTTTTTAAGCAGCAGAGGGCGGAGATTTTTTGAGGCTAAATTTCGGCTCTTGCCCCCTCAGCAGCCGAGCGATGTTCTCTTGATGACGAGCGATGATAAAACCCGCAATGACCATGGCCGCAATCACCGGCGCAAGCGGGTAGGACAGCGCGAGCAGGAGCATGGGAGTTGCCGCCGTCGCCGCGAGCGAGGCGAGGGAGACGATGCGGCTCACGGCAAACGTGAGCGCAAACACCGCAAAGGCGAGCAGAATTGCTGTCGGAGCCAAACCAAGAAAGACGCCAAACCCGGTTGCCACACCTTTGCCACCGGAGAAGCCCAGGAAAGGAGAAAAGAGGTGCCCCAGCGCTGCCGCTACGGCCGCACATGCCATCGCGGTGTCCCCTAACTCCAAGTAGCGGACGACGAGCACGGGAGTCAGTCCCTTCGCGACATCTCCGAGTAGCGTGAGCAGTCCGGCCTTTTTGCCTACGCTACGCGCGACGTTGGTGGCCCCGATGTTCCCACTCCCCACTTTACGAACATTGATGCCTAATCTCCTGGCGATGATGGCACCAGTAGGGACGGAGCCGGCCACATAGGCGAGTACGATGACGAGTAGAATAGTCATGCGGATGACCTTGCGTGTGGAAGAACGGCAACGTGGACGGCGAGGGAGAAGCCAAGGAGGAAGCAGGAAGGGTGGTCGGGGTGACTGGATTCGAACCAGCGACCCCACGGTCCCGAACCGTGTGCTCTACCAGGCTGAGCCACACCCCGACACAATAAATCCGGCGAATCTTGAGAATTCGTGCTTCGCATTTAATAGCTTCTGTTGGGTCAGTGGGTCAAGCCCTGTACTGAACGAGCGCCTACTGTCATTCGAAGTGCCGACACTCGGCTGCCTAGTCGTATTACGGGTTCGCTGGGGGAGTGGGTTCCTGCCTTGCCGATGCTGGAGGGGCAGTTTTGGGGTTGGCCTCTTCAAGCGCACGAAATCGACGTTCCAACTCGTCGAACTTATTCGCCATCTCCTGGACGCGGGCAGCGGTAGTTTCGAGCTGCTTGGTCGCAAGGTCACGTTCTTGGCTGACCTGTTGCAGTTCTTGTTCCAGCTTCTGCACGCGCCGACTTGAAGCCAGCAGATAATCCCCGCCGCCGGCCGTGGAGAAAAAATACCCGGTTCCGCCGGTGCCAATAAGCAGACCGATGAGCAATCCGAAAAAAAATCTGAACACAGCTACCTCTTTCTTTACTGGTGATGAGCGGTCCTTTTTACAGGTCGCAAGATAACACGTCTCCAACTGCATGAAACCCGCCCTGGGTCAGCGCGGTCACCTGGTGATCGTCCATCGTGTCGCGACGCCACGCCAGCAAACGGCGACAGCCGCGTTGGCGTGCCCGGGCTTTGGCGAAGTCGAGGAGATTCTGGCCGAGCAGGCCGGAGGCGGACGCCGGCAGCACGGTATCCATAATGGCCTGCCAACCGCATTCCCGCAGTTCCCGCACGTAGCAAACCAGCAGCATTCCGAGAATCGCTCCTTCTTGTTCCGCCACGTAAAAATCGAGACCGGGGTCGCTCGCCAGTCGTCGCCAGTGCCGTGTATGCACGGTGTCGGCAGCGACCGGCACGTCGGGCACATTGGGATAGAGCAGCGTCTGCAAGGCGGGAAGATCGGTGCGTTTGCCGCGACGAATTTTGACTGCCGTGTCATGCATGCCGGGCATGTCTACCATTCCTCGCGGAAAAGTCCAAGGTCCGAGAGTTGGGAGCACCGCGCGCACTGGTGCGGACTGGCTCCCGCTACGTGGCTTCGGTATGGTGCCAGCCTATGCTAGACGCTACTCGCTCCATGACCATCGATCGTCTTTCCTACGGCCCTGCTGGAGTGGGCCGCCTTGACGGGAAAGCGATTTTCGTGCCTGAGACCGCGCCGGGCGATGTCGTCGAAGTGAGGATCGAGGAAGAGAAGAAGGGCTATGCCAGAGGCCGTGTCACAGCGCTGCTGACCGCGTCCCCTTTCCGCCGAGAACCGCCTTGCCCCTACGTGCAGCGCTGCGGAGGATGTCCGTGGCAACACCTGACCTATGAGGAGCAACTGCGCTCCAAGGAGACGCTGGTCCAAGAGCAACTGCGGCGCATCGGTGGCCTGGCCGAAGTTCCGCTGTTGCCCATCCTCCCTTCGCCGCGCGAGTGGCGCTATCGACAGCGCATTCGCCTCCATGTCGAACAAAACACGCGCTTGGGGTTTTCGCCCTCACGCTCGCATGCGGTAGTGGAAATCCAGGACTGCTTGATTGCGTGGGAAGGCGTGGCTGCGCATCTTCAGCTTGCGCGAGAATGGGTGGCTGCTTTGCGCACGCCGGTTGCGCAGCTCGAACTTGCCGTCAACGAAGGCGCGGTGAAGGACGGGGGCGAGCAAGAGGAACCGAACGTGGTGATACTCGGCGAGGCCCGAGGGCCGCTGCATTCGACGGATGAGGCTGCCTGCGAGCGGTTTCTGGCCGCGCATCTGCAGTGCGTGGGGTTGATGTTGTCTGGTCGCGAGTGGCAACGAACCTGGGGCGATACGTCTCTGACGTTCTCCTCGGAGGAATCGGTGCTGACCGCGCGAGATGGTGCCTTTACGCAGGTCAACCCTGCTGCGAATCGAGTGCTGACCGCGTCGCTCTTACAGCTCTGTGCTGTGCATGATCGGCAGCGCGTTATCGAGTTGTACTGCGGAGCCGGGAACTTCAGCGTAGCGCTGGCTCGTCGCGCCCGAGGACTTATCGGCATAGAACAAAACAGCGCCGCCATCGCCGCCGCGCGCGCCAATGCCCAGCGCGCCGGTCTGCCGAACGCACGTTTTGTCCACGACTCGGCGCTCGCTGGCGTGCAGCAGTTGCTCAAGAGCTGCGTCCAGTGTGACGTGATCGTACTCGACCCGCCACGCACCGGTGCCGCCGAAGTGATTGACGTGCTTCCTCAACTGGGGGCCTCTATGATCGCCTATGTGTCGTGCGACCCGGCGACGTTGGCGCGTGATCTACGCCGGCTCCAGCACCATGGTTATCGGCTGCAGGCCGTGCAGCCCATCGATATGTTTCCGCAAACCTATCATGTGGAAACCATTGCCGTTTCTGTCTTGACTTGATGCCCCCTGCCTCCTATGCTGCCCTCAACATTGCCCGAATTGCGAGAAGATTGTTCTCTCTGGAGACTACACATGCCGACGACGCCACAGGAAAAGGTGAAACGCCCAAAGGTCACGCTCATCCCCTCCAAAGGAGTCTCGCAAACCATCAACTATCTGCTCGAAGACCGAAACGAACTAGAATGGCTGGTGGCGATCGGACGCAATAAAAAGGGAGAAATCTTTTTTTACGATACCGGTGGCGACATTATCGAGGACCTCGGTACGCTCGATTATCTCAAGCAACGCCTCGTGCGCGCCCACTTCGGCGATGAGTGGGAATAGAGATCGGGTCCGCTTGCTTGCCGCTCGTGGTTTTCCTTTCGTAGGCTGGGCCTGCTCAAGGCTCGACACGCTTCATCAATCTTCTTCTTCGATCGGACGCTGGGCAATGACACGGTCATTGTCGATGACGAGTGGCACTCGGTCCAGGAATTTGCCGCAGGGTGGGCCGAAGATACATTCGCCAGTGTCAGGCTCGAACGCCGCGCCGTGAGTCGCGCAAAGAATATAGCGCTTGTCCTCGGTGAGGAATTGATTTTCCACCCAGTCCATGGTCATCGGAACATGGCGACAGCGATTCACATAGGCGAAGAGCCGTCCTTCATAATTCATCATGAAGCATTCGATCTCGCGGCCATCGACGAGGAGATAGAATTTCTTGGTTTCGCCTGCAGGTAACTCGCCGACGCGGGCAATCTCAACGGGTGGCGCTTGGAACACAACGTCCTCCTGTTTCCCTCCGACCTGGTGGTCTTGTAGCATGACGGCCCAAGAGGAAGAAGAATGGTGAGGAAGAAGAATGGTATGCAGAGCGTTGTAATCGGCCTTGGCCTATCTCTCCTCTGGCTCTGCCCGGCCTGGGCGCAACAGAGTCCCTTGCCGTTAGAAGACGGCACCTTCCTCGTTTTCCACCCTGTCTTCGTACACTTCGCCATCGCGTTGCTTTTGTTTGGCTTTGTCGTGGACTGGAGTGGAAGCATACTCGAACAACGACAGACACAGGCCGCCGGTCGTCTCGGTTTCCTGGCGGGTGTGGTGGCCCTGGGGCTGGCGATGATGACCGGGTGGATCGAGCAAGAATTGCCGCATCCGGCCAGTGTGTTCGACGAGCAGATGCAAACGACGCTCTTTCGTCACGAGTATTTGGGGTATGGACTCTTCGCGTTTTTTCTCGTCTTAGCGATCGTTCGGATGCGCATTCAGGGGCGGCTACCTGTGCTGTTTCTGCTGCTGGGTTTGCTCGGTTCGGCGGGGCTGCTCTTCCAAGGCTACTTGGGAGGCGAGTTGGTCTACCGCTACGGTGCTGGGGTGCGTGCCGTACAGGTGCTTAGCTCGCAACCCACAGACCCCGAACAAAAAAAAGCCCCGGAGTGAGGCTCCAGGGCCTGAGGCGATCACGCGGTGCGCCGCATCACCCAGCGGTTTCTTCGGCTTTGAACCCCACTTTAGTGTGCGTGCCGTCGCAAAACGGCTTGTTGGCCGACTGGCCGCACCGGCACAGATAAATCGGATCGCTCTGCCCGGTATATTCATTACGCTTTTGGTCCGTCACTTTCGTACCGCCCGTGACTTCGAGCGGCCCATTCTTAAGTGCTCGGATAGTGACATCTGCCATACGTTTCCTCCTTTGCGAAGCTTGCTACCTAACGGTCCTTGCGTCCGCGAGTATGCCACACCCGGCGCGGCGTGGCAATGTTGCGTTCACAGGTAGGGGCGAGGTTACCTCGCCCCTACTAATCCGCTTCATCCGGCGATTCGTCCGCCGGTGGCGGCGGGACCGGTTCCAGCGGCAAGGCGAACGGCTCCAGCGACATCGAGGGCGTGCCCGTCGTGATGAGTTCGGCGATGAGCTTGCCCGTCATCGGAGCCATGACGATGCCGTTGCGATGATGGCCGGTGGCGAGGATGACATTCTCCAACCCTGGAGCCCGGCAGAGAATTGGGCGACGAGAGGGAGAGTAGGGTCGCAGCCCGGCCCAGAAGCGGTGGAGCGGGGCGGTGCGCAGGCCCGGCACCAGCTCCACGGAGCGGTCGATCAGCGCGCGCATGGTCTCAAGCGACACGTCTTTATTATGGCCGACGAATTCGACGGTCGAGCCGATGACCACTTCCCCATTTTTTCGTGGCACCAAGTAATGGTCGTTCCAGGAAATGACGTGCCGCACCAGCGTGGAGCGCACGGTAATCATCTGACCTTTGGCGGGCTCCACCGGAATGGTCAGGCCGAAGACCTCGCCCACTTGGCGGGACCACGACCCAGCCGCGATGACAACCGTGTTGGTGGACACCCACTCGTCGCCGATGCGGACGGCGCTCACTTTGCCGTTGGCGATCCGCGCCTCGGTGACGGTGGCATCGGTGCGGATGGTGGCACCGCGTTGCTCAACCGCTTTCGCCCAGGCTTCGGCGAGTTTGCCGTTATTGAGGTGATGATCGTCCGGGAAATGCACGGCACCACGCAGGTCGGCAGTCAGATGCGGCTCCAACGTGCGTACCTCTTCGGCGGAAAGCCAAGTGGCGGCGGAGCCCTGCTCGCGGCGGAGTTGATAGATCTGGCGATATTTCTGCTCGTCCGTTTCAGTACGGATTAAGTCGAGCACGCCAACTCTTTGGTACTCGACATCGATCCCCGAAAGCTGCTCGATTTCTTGCACCAGCGCGGGATAGAGGGCTTGGCTGGCGCGTTTGAGCCGATACACGGGGCCTTGTCGCGAGCGCCCGCTGGCGACGGCGAGAATCCCGGCAGCGGCGGACGAGGCCTCCTGTCCCGGCTGGTGCTTCTCGACGATGAGAATGCGTTGTTGATGCTCCATGAGGTTCCAGGCAATGGCGAGACCGATAACTCCACCCCCAATAACGACAACGTCGGCTGTCTGTGTCATGGCTCGGCATTGTAGCGAAAAAGACGCCGGACGTAACGAGGAGGGGCTCAGCCTGAGACGTGGGAATATGCCACGCGCTTGGGAGGAGCGGGGACCGCCGTGAAATCCGGGTTCCTCTCTACCGGAACGGTCCATCGCGCAATTCGAGGAAGGCACGCAAGCCGTTTTCCATCAGTGCGCTCATGAGTTTGCGTTTCTCTTCAATCTGCGAGGCATCGATGACCAGCGCGTCGTTGGCGCGGTGCAGCTCCATCGCGTTCTTGAATCCCATCATTTCGTAAGCAGCCTTGATGCTGCGCTTGGTGATCTGCACCGGGTAGGCCGGCACTCTTGCGATACGCTGGGCGACGCGCCGCGCTTCGGGGAGCAACTGGTCGGGCGCGACGACTTTGCTGACCAGCCCGAGCTTGAGCGCCTCTTCTGCGCCGATGGTGTCGCCACTGTAATAGAGGTAGTGCATGGCCTTGTTGTTGTTGGACAGGTAGGGCAGGAGCAATAGCGGGGAGAGGGCAAAATGACGAATTTCCGGCTCGCCGAAGCTGGCAGTGTCGGCGGCAATGGTGATGTCGCAGACTAGCGCGAGATTCGAGCCCGCCGCGATGGCCGGACCGTTGACCGCCGCGATCACGGGTTGACGCAGGTTCCAAATCCGCATCAGGGTATCGAAGTTGAGCTTAATGAGGCGGTTCCAATCCGCTTCATCCCGAGGGGCATCGGCGACCAGTTCTTTGGGGCTAAGGTCGAACCCGCTGGAAAACGCCCGCCCTGCACCGGTGATGAGGACAACGCGGATACTGGGGTCACGGTCGATGGCATCGAGCGCGTCGCGCAGTTCGGCCATCAGTCCTTGCGACAAGGCATTCTGTTTCTCCGGTCGGTTCAGCGTCAACGTGGCGACGCCTTCGTCATGCTCCAGCAAGAGATATTCGTAGGCCATCGCTTCCTCCTCGTTCAGTCCTGACAAGATGGGGTGATGCCGCGCAAGCTTTCGCGCAGTGACCGCAGGCCGGCACCGGGTCCGCCCTGGGCGCGAAACACGGCTGACCCGGCAACCAACATGGTGGCTCCAGCGGCGACGACTTGTGGAGCGGTATCCGGGTCGATGCCACCGTCGATTTCAAGGATCGCCTGGCTGTGGCGTTCGTTGAGTATGTGACGCAGACGGCGTACTTTCTCGATGCTGGCTGCGATGAATTTCTGCCCGCCGAAGCCGGGGTTCACGCTCATGAGCAGAATCAGATCGAGATCGCCGAGCGCTTCTTCCAAAGTGCTGAGTGGCGTGCCGGGGTTGAGGACGACACCGGCTTGCTTCTGTGCGTCTTTAATCAACTGGATCGTTCGATGCAGATGTGGACAGGCTTCTTGATGGACAGAGATGATATCCGCTCCGGCTTTGACGAAGTCGCCAATATATTTCTCTGGCTCGACGATCATCAGGTGGACGTCCAGCGGCAGTGTGGTTGTCTTGCGCACGGCTTCGACGATAAAAGGGCCGATCGTGATGTTCGGCACGAAGCGTCCGTCCATGACATCGAGGTGGATGCCGTCGGCACCAGCCTCTTCCACAGCTTTGATGTCTTGCTCCAAGCGGCAAAAATTCGCCGAGAGCACCGAAGGCATGATTTTTACGGTAGAGATGAGTGTAGTCTGTGTCATAATGCTGAACAGCTCGAAAAAAGAATGGCCTTACCCTACCACACGGAGGAAACCGTGACCACCAATCGAGACCTGGACGTGGCTTGGTCGTACCACAACGGCACCAAACATTCGCTGGAAAGCCTGCGCCGCAATCCTCACGCGCTAGATTGGGGGAATCAGCCGCTGGCGTTCAAGGTGTACACGGAGGTCGAGCGGGTTCCCTTACCGCAGGAATGGCCGTTGGCGGGCATGGCCACTTTGCAGGCGATTGCCGCCTATCCGCCGGCTGTAACCGAGCCGTGCGTGCCCGATGTGCCTACGTTGGCCGCGTTGTTATATCTGTCGGCGGGAATCACCAAACGCCGGGCGTATCCAGGCGGCGAGATCTATTTTCGTGCGGCGGCGTGCACCGGCGCGCTTTATCATATCGATCTCTATCTGGTCTGCGGCGAGCTGCCCGGCCTTGCTGCGGGCGTGTATCACTTCGGTCCGCACGACTTTGCCCTCCACCGTTTGCGCGCAGGCGATTATCGCGGCGTGCTCGCGCATGCCAGCGGTCAGGAACCGGCGGTCGCCCATGCCCCGGCCACGCTGATTTGCACGAGCACGTACTGGCGCAACTCCTGGAAGTATCAAGCCCGCACCTACCGGCACTGTTTCTGGGATGTAGGGACGCTGCTGGCGAATTTTCTCGCGGCAGCGGCGGCGTTGTTCCCGGCTACGCGCCTCGTGGCTGGATTCGCCGATGCCGAAGTCAACCGTCTGCTCGACCTCGATAGCGAGCGCGAGGTGGCGTTGGCCCTCGTTCCTCTAGGAGTGGACGTTGCGCCGGTGCCTGAGGTATCGCCTGCTGTCGTTCCTCTGGGCCGGCAAACCGTGCCGTTATCGAAGACTGAAGTGGATTATCCTGCCATTCGTGCTATGCAGGCGGCTTCTTCTTTGGAGACGACAGCAGAAGTGCAAGCGTGGCGTGGGGCAGTGGCACCCACTCGCCAGACCGACCCTTCTGGAAAGCTGTTTCCACTCGCTCCTTTGTCGGAAGATGATTGGCTTCCTGCGCCCTTGGCGACGGTCATCCAACATCGCGGATCGGCCCGCAATTTCGCACGCGAACCAATCACGTTCGCGCAGCTTTCGACGCTGCTGCTCCAAGCGACGCGCGGAATTCCCGCCGATTTTCTTTCCAATGCCGACCGCTCGCTCACCGACCTGTATCTGATCGTTCATGCCGTGGACGGGCTCGCTCCTGGAGCCTACGTGTTGCACCGTGATCGTCTCGCGCTAGAGCTGTTGCACACGGGAATTTTTCGCAAGGAGGCTGGTTATCTAGGCTTAGGCCAGCAACTACCAGCTGACGCCAGTGTCGCTATCTTCTGCCTGACCGATCTTACCGCCGTCTTACAACAGTTAGGAAATCGTGGGTATCGCGCGGCGCAATGCGAAGCCGCGATTATCGGCGGCAAATGCTACCTGGCCGCCTACGGGCAAAGATTGGGGGCGACGGGTTTGACCTTTTTCGACGATGATGTCACAGAGTTCTTCTCGCCGCACGCGGCGGGGAAAAGCGTCATGTTTTTAACCGCCGTCGGCAAACCGGCAAAACAGAAAATACTTGCCTGAGCCCGGGGCGTCTGAGTACAATGCCGGAAACTGTCTACGCCCTATTTCCCGACCGAGAGAACCCGATTGCCGTGACACCCCGAGCGCTTCCTCATTCTCAACCTTCCCAGACTGGTGAGCAGGTTCTTCCTCATCCGTTTGGTCGTCCTACTATCTCCGTGATCGTGGCCGTCAACAATGGCGGGATACACTTTCGGCGTTGTCTGGAAAGCTTGGCCGCTGCCGTTCCGCCGCCGCACGAAATCATTGTCGTCGCGGATGGGGATACCGATGGGTCGTGGCTGGTCGCCTCCGAGCTGGGGCTGCCTGTGTTTCGTCTCCCGACCCCGAGCGGGTTTGCTGCGGCGCGCAATTATGGCGCCTGCGAAGCCAAGGGTGGGGTGCTTTTGTTCGTGGACCCGGACGTGACCGTGCCAGCAAACGCGATCGCGCAAGTCACGGACGTCCTGACGTACGAGCCCGAGGTTGCCGCCGTGTTCGGTTCCTACGACGATGCGCCCGCCGCCGGCGATTTTCTCTCCCAGTACAAAAATCTGCTGCACCATTACGCGCATCAACGTGCACCTGCCAATGCCTCCACTTTCTGGAGTGCGTGTGGCGCGGTGCGTCGTTCCGTATTTTTCAACGTTGGGGGATTTGACGAGCGGCGCGGCGATGCCGCCGTCGAGGACAGCGAATTGGGCGAGCAATTGCACAGGGCCGGCTATCGAACGCGCCTGTGCAAAACTCTCCAGGTCAAGCGGCTTTCCCCGTGGCGCACGGAAGGATATTTTACCCGCGAGGCAGGGCTCCGTTTACTGCCCTGGGTCGCGTTCTTGTTGAGGCAACGCCATGCGTTTCATAGCTTCGGGTTGCATGCTGCCGGAAAGGCAAGCGTGCCGCTCACGCACGGCTTTCTCGGGGCGCTCCTTAGCGCTGGGCACCAGGCGGAATTTCTGCTGTTTGCCGGAATCGCTCTGCTCCTGCTGCTGGCGATGAATGCGTCGCTGTATCGTTTTTTTCTCAAAAAACGGGGCGCGCGTTTTGCCAATCGTGCGCTCTACCGGCAATGGTTGTTGTATCTCTATTGCGGGCCGGCGTTTCTCCTGAGTTTGGGATTGTTTTGGCGACGGAAACTTAAGCCGGCCCCGAGAAGTCTCTTGCTGGTTCCCGAAGGTCGGCCTAGTTCCTTACAACGTCCGGAGTGGCGGTAAGGGCCTATCCGAATAACGGTGGACCATATGTTATGTCGAGCGAAGCGAGACATCTTTCTTCAGCGTTCAAAGCGAGATTCTTCGCTACGCTCAGAATGACAGCATCGGGTGATAAATGCTTCGCCCCTACGGCTACATCGGCTGCAACGTCAACACGCTGCCTTCTCCATCCGCCGCGATATAGATCGTGCCGTCCGCACCGACCGCCAAGCCACCAGAGAAATCCATGGGGCCGCGCGAACATCCGTCCGGGTCGCCTACCGGCAAATGAGAAGCCAAGGTCTGAACGCTGCCGGTCGCGAGGTTCACGGCGCGGAGTTCTTTCGCTCCACGATCAAGCACCAACAGGATGTCTTCTCGTACAGCCAGCCCCATCGGTTTACTCAGCCCATCGATGACCGTGGTCGTCGCGCCGTTCTCGACTTTCACTACACGTCCGGCTCCGAGTTCACTGACGAAAATCGCGCCATTGTTTGCTACGACTTCGCATGGCTTCGCCAGCCCTTCTGCGAGGGTGGATGTCGTGCCTGCTGCATCGATGCGCAACACCTTGCCGGTGCCGGCTTCGGCGACTGCCACCGCGCCATCATGCAAGCGCGCCACG from Deltaproteobacteria bacterium carries:
- the plsY gene encoding glycerol-3-phosphate 1-O-acyltransferase PlsY, yielding MTILLVIVLAYVAGSVPTGAIIARRLGINVRKVGSGNIGATNVARSVGKKAGLLTLLGDVAKGLTPVLVVRYLELGDTAMACAAVAAALGHLFSPFLGFSGGKGVATGFGVFLGLAPTAILLAFAVFALTFAVSRIVSLASLAATAATPMLLLALSYPLAPVIAAMVIAGFIIARHQENIARLLRGQEPKFSLKKSPPSAA
- a CDS encoding GNAT family N-acetyltransferase yields the protein MPGMHDTAVKIRRGKRTDLPALQTLLYPNVPDVPVAADTVHTRHWRRLASDPGLDFYVAEQEGAILGMLLVCYVRELRECGWQAIMDTVLPASASGLLGQNLLDFAKARARQRGCRRLLAWRRDTMDDHQVTALTQGGFHAVGDVLSCDL
- the glnA gene encoding type I glutamate--ammonia ligase, whose amino-acid sequence is MTPKDAVRIAREQHAEAVDFKFMDLLGTWQHFTIPLSEYEEDIFEEGLGFDGSSIRGWQAINASDMLVMPDPATAVMDPFCAVPTLSLICNIVDPITKEDYTRDPRNIARKAEAYLKSTGVGDTAYFGPEPEFFIFDDVRFDQNQHEGYYHIDSVEGVWNSGRNEGPNLGYKPRYKEGYFPVPPTDSQQDIRQEMVQYMEKVGIRIERQHHEVATAGQAEIDMRFLSLVKMADALQWYKYVVKNVARKHGKTATFMPKPIFGDNGSGMHVHQSIWKGEKPLFAGDGYGGMSELAMHYIAGILAHAPALCAIVAPTANSYRRLVPGFEAPVNLAYSARNRSAAVRIPMYSPNPKAKRIEVRFPDPSSNGYLAFAALLMAGLDGVERKLHPGDPLDKDIYSLTPDELANVPSVPGSLEGSLQALEKDHAFLLKGDVFTEDVIQTWVEYKRGKELDPLRLRPHPHEFALYFDV
- a CDS encoding SDR family NAD(P)-dependent oxidoreductase, whose translation is MLLDGKVAIVTGAGRGIGREEALLLAKHGAKIVVNDLGGNFDGTGTDNRPAQQVVEEIKAAGGEAVANYENVADFKGAKRIVQCAIDTFGKLNILVNNAGILRDRMIFNMAEEEWDAVIAVHMKGTFNCTRHACEYWREQHKLGNILNGRVINTSSDSGLLGNVGQPNYGPAKAAVATLAIVVDAEMQKYGVTANAIAPVARTRLTVDATPQTAAVMTVKEGEFDVFNPGHVAPLVVWLGSDDAASVHGEVFRVGGGVVWLMQGWHTGGTVSKRGDWDPADLGSKIKVELAKGITKKETMAEVFRALKQV
- a CDS encoding P-II family nitrogen regulator, which produces MKKIEAIIKPFKLDEVKESLNTIGVRGLTVSEVKGFGRQKGHTELYRGAEYVVDFLPKVKLEIIVGEDLVGKVVETIEKAARTGRIGDGKIFVTSVEEVVRIRTGERGEEAI
- the rlmD gene encoding 23S rRNA (uracil(1939)-C(5))-methyltransferase RlmD; translated protein: MLDATRSMTIDRLSYGPAGVGRLDGKAIFVPETAPGDVVEVRIEEEKKGYARGRVTALLTASPFRREPPCPYVQRCGGCPWQHLTYEEQLRSKETLVQEQLRRIGGLAEVPLLPILPSPREWRYRQRIRLHVEQNTRLGFSPSRSHAVVEIQDCLIAWEGVAAHLQLAREWVAALRTPVAQLELAVNEGAVKDGGEQEEPNVVILGEARGPLHSTDEAACERFLAAHLQCVGLMLSGREWQRTWGDTSLTFSSEESVLTARDGAFTQVNPAANRVLTASLLQLCAVHDRQRVIELYCGAGNFSVALARRARGLIGIEQNSAAIAAARANAQRAGLPNARFVHDSALAGVQQLLKSCVQCDVIVLDPPRTGAAEVIDVLPQLGASMIAYVSCDPATLARDLRRLQHHGYRLQAVQPIDMFPQTYHVETIAVSVLT